GGGGTTACGATTCAATTGCCGAGTTATCTTCCGGATCCTCTTCGTAATTTTCCTTTGACCGTAAAGATGAAGCTCAGAACGGACAGCGTGATCAAACACGACGGAGTGAACAAAGGACTCGTGAGCAATTTGGATCTTTCCTTTTCAAGCAACTACGTGGACCCGCAGGGAAGAGGGCTCAGAAATCAAGCCGCAAAAACGGGAATGATCATCACGAGAAACCCTGCGACGCCGTTTCCTTCTTCCTATCAGTTTACGCAGAGTAACGCCAATCCGGGATTTCTGTTGTCGCTTCATTCGGATACTATTTCTCAAGCTGCGTTTCATCTTTGGCAAAGAAGAGGACTCGACATCACGATGAATAAGTCCTTCATCGAAACGATCAACAGCTATTCGGGAGGAAACCCTCTCTTTCAATTGACGACTACTTTACTCAAAGCCTCTCCGATCATTACGATCTTAGCACCGGGGAGAGAAAAACTGCAGGGTTTAAACGGATCGAACGCACTCGCACCGGCCGCAAAACCCTATGACGATATCGAGATGGTGATGGAACCGGTGCTGGCTCCGAGCGTAAAATTCAAACCGATGACTGGACCGGGAATTCCGAAGCTGCGTTTGTATTTTACCGAGATGCAGTTGAAGATCGTAGCGAAAAAACCGGCGAGCTGCACGGGACTCACCGGAGCCGAGTTGACGGATTGCGGAACGGATACGAGGCCGAACGGATACACATACACGTTAGGCGCGGTTCGAATCAGTTTGGCCGCGGACGCTGAGTTTAAATTCATCACGTTCTCCAATCCGAACAACGATCCTAATTTACAAAACTTGAATGCGCTTCAGGTGATTCTTTCCACGAATAACTTGGATTATACGGTGGAGGTTTTGGAAGGAATAGCAAACAATCCCTTCGGACTCGATCCCGACGGAATCAACAGCGTGATCGAACCGTTAGTCACTTCGCTTGTGGTGCCTCTTGTGAACAGCATCTTGAAGGAAGTTCCTCTTCCTCCGCAGATCAACTTTCCGAAACTGAGGCATCCGACCAATAACACCGCATGTGCGATCAACGCGAGAAGCAACGTGATTCAGTTCTTTACTCTCGCGACCGAGACCACATCGGATCCGTATATGTTAGGCGGAATGAGATTCATAGGAGCGGCTGCAAGCGATCCAAGTTCGCTGATCATCTGTCCTTAACGAATCATAACGAATCAAGTTCGTTAACGAGGCCTGCAAAATTGCAGGCCGTTCTAGTTTCGGATCATGCCATAAAATAAGTTTTTGTCTTCTTCTTGTCTTAAAAAAACTCTCTTCTCTCTAAAAAACTAATTTCAAAATCGTGATTCTCTGCATTCTAATACGTGCGAAAGAATTTTGATTGATAAAAAATCATGAGCTTTTATTCACAATTTAACTGAACGGTTGTAAGATAAAAAAGGTATTTGAAAATCAATGAATATAACGCTCTATCAGATTTCTTGCTATTTAGTCGCGACTATCCTCGCTTATAGAACGCTCCACAATCTATTTCTATATTATAAGAACAGAAAGCAGGTATATCTCTTACATTTCGCTTTTTTACAGGTTTCTTACGGCTTTTATCTATTGTTTTTTACAAAAACGATCAATGCGACCGATGCGCAAGAAGCTTTGATCTGGGAAAGACTCGAAAACGCATTTATTCCTATTTTCGGAATGACGATGATTCTTTTTGTAAATAGCTATCGTAGAATTTTCAGTAAGGATTTCGTTTATCTCTACATTCTTCTCAATGTTCTTTTGTCCGCCGTCATCCTCGTGGATCCGAATTCGTATCATATCGGGCTCGCGCACCAGAGAACCTTCCCCGCGCTGGGAATCGTGATCTACGAAACGGACCAGCCTTTGCTCGTTCAGTATTTTTATTTGTCCGGAATTTTGATGATTATCTGGACTCTCTTTAAGGTGATCACTCAGTTTGTACGGAACTTGTTTCGAAATTTATTTCTTCTCGTGGGTTTGATCGTCTTCTGCACGAACGTATTTCTCGACATTCTCGTCGCGATGGATATCGTTCCGTTTCCGTATACGTCCCACTTTAGCTTTTTGATTTTGATGTTTTCCGTGGATTCGTTTCTCACTTTGAACAAATCGGGAAGAGAAATTAGAGAGGAATTGAAACACGCTCTGACTTCTCCCGAAGAATTCGAACTCGACTCCGAAAAACAAACGGAAGGAAACAAAACGAAGGAAGAGGAAGTTCACGCGGCGTATTCCAAGATCGGTTCTCCTCATTCCGAAAAAGATCAGATCTTTATCCGAGCGCTCGGCGGCTTGGAATTGGAACGGGGAGGAGTTCGAATTCCACAGACGGAAATCTCGAGCAAAAAGAAGATGTTGAAGCTCGTCAAAATTCTTCTCATTCGTTTCGAGAAAGGAATTCATCGAGAGGAATTGCTCGAACTTCTTTGGCCGGGAATGACGGACAAGAACGCGCTCAACAGTCTGCACGCGCTTTGTTTTCGTTTGCGGAGAATCATCGGAAATCCGGAGGCGCTCGTCTTTTCGGAAGATCGTCTTTTTTTCAGACAGGATTTGGTGCAGACCGATTTTCAGTTATTCGAAAAACACTACGAGGGCGGGGCGAAGGCGCTTCGCAAAGGCGACACCGAACTTGCGATTCAGGAATTTCGTTTTGCAAGAGCGTTTTATCGCGGAGACTTTTTCGAGTTCGATCTGTATTTTCCGGAATCGGAAATCCGAAGAGAATACATTCGCAAGAGTCTGATCGAAATCTTCCGTTTCTTGTGCGAGAAAGACGGGGAGCGAAAGGAGATGGAAGGTCTTTTGGAAGATTCCGCGAGTTGGATTCGTTTGGATGATTTGGATGAAAGGGCGTGGAGATTTCATTTCGAGGCGCTTTTGCAGTTGGATCGGAAAAACGAGGCTCTTCGGAAATACGAAGAATTCAAAAAGTCCTTGAGAAAGGAACTCGGTGTGGACCCGGAACCGGAAACTCTCGGTTTGATCGAACGAATTCGTTCCGGCGCGGTGAGTCGGGCCTAGAAAGTCCGTCCGCGGAGTGAACGACGACTCCTACTTTGTAGTAGGTCCTACAAAGTAGGAGTGAAATATTCTGCTTTCCGGATCGAGGTTTTTCTGATACAGGGAAATTGCCCGATTCTTCCCACCCCCTCTCCACCGCCACCCAGAACTCAGCGCCTCGCTCCTATGGTCGCTCGTCAGGGCGGGGTCGCCCCTTTTCACAGAAGATCGTAGGAACTACAACGAATTCTATGTTTACAATGCTACCTTCTCTATAGTACGCGACTCGCCCAAAATAAAACGAACATTCTAAAAAAAATCATGGACGGATCTGAAGCCGCGATTAACTTTCATCAAAATCTCTTAAGCGATAAATGTGCCTGAAATGAGAAATCGAAAGTCGAAGTTTGGTTTACTTTTATTTGTAACGATTGTTACAATAAACGCTCTCTCTTGTTCCCTCGTTTATAACGTCACCGGAAGAACGATTTCTTCCTACGCAGAAGATCACCTAATCCCGTTTATGCTCCAATCCAAGGATTTGGACTCGGTTTGCAACGCCGGTGTCAGTTTGGCGCCTTTGATCGGTTCGTTTGAGCGGGTTGCCCCTCGTCCGGATCTCCCGATTTTGGTCGCGATGTTAGGAGCGGGAATGTGCGCGGAACGGGAAGCCCAGGAAGCGGAACTTCGTTATCTCGCCGCAGTTCGCAAAGGTAAGGGCGAAGAGGCGACCGATCATCAGGCGATCGAAATCCGCAACCACGGTCTTGCCGCAAAACGATACGGCGAAGCCTACAAACGTTTTAATCTGTATTTCGGAGAATGGAACGGCAAATGTCCTTCTCTTTCCAAAGAAGATCAGTTCTATTATTTGATCGGTCTTTCCGCGAGTCTTCTCGCGATTCTTCATGACC
The window above is part of the Leptospira yasudae genome. Proteins encoded here:
- a CDS encoding BTAD domain-containing putative transcriptional regulator, translated to MNITLYQISCYLVATILAYRTLHNLFLYYKNRKQVYLLHFAFLQVSYGFYLLFFTKTINATDAQEALIWERLENAFIPIFGMTMILFVNSYRRIFSKDFVYLYILLNVLLSAVILVDPNSYHIGLAHQRTFPALGIVIYETDQPLLVQYFYLSGILMIIWTLFKVITQFVRNLFRNLFLLVGLIVFCTNVFLDILVAMDIVPFPYTSHFSFLILMFSVDSFLTLNKSGREIREELKHALTSPEEFELDSEKQTEGNKTKEEEVHAAYSKIGSPHSEKDQIFIRALGGLELERGGVRIPQTEISSKKKMLKLVKILLIRFEKGIHREELLELLWPGMTDKNALNSLHALCFRLRRIIGNPEALVFSEDRLFFRQDLVQTDFQLFEKHYEGGAKALRKGDTELAIQEFRFARAFYRGDFFEFDLYFPESEIRREYIRKSLIEIFRFLCEKDGERKEMEGLLEDSASWIRLDDLDERAWRFHFEALLQLDRKNEALRKYEEFKKSLRKELGVDPEPETLGLIERIRSGAVSRA